The following coding sequences lie in one Trichoderma breve strain T069 chromosome 1, whole genome shotgun sequence genomic window:
- a CDS encoding proteasome subunit domain-containing protein, whose amino-acid sequence MAAMFSQNPLMNGPNYSFSDAPKTAHGEPRQHRFNPYSDNGGSTLAISGADFTIMAGDTRHTSGYSINSRMAPKVFKIGGTTATQEDATIVLSVCGFAADGEALRDRLDTVCKIYRYRHGKPMTLNACAKRLSTILYQKRFFPYYTHAMLGGLDEEGKGAVYSYDPVGSYEREQCRAGGAAGSLIMPFLDNQVNFKNQYIPGSGEGHALKERERHPLTRPQVETLVKDAFDGAVERHIEVGDTLQMLIITKEGIEEVFLPLKKD is encoded by the exons ATGGCCGCAATGTTCAGCCAGAACCCGCTCATGAACGGGCCCAACTATTCCTTCTCAGATGCACCCAAGACGGCTCATGGAGAGCCTCGACAGCACCGCTTCAATCC CTACTCCGACAATGGTGGCTCTACGCTTGCCATCTCAGGTGCCGACTTTACCATCATGGCCGGCGATACTCGTCACACCAGCGGctacagcatcaactccCGAATGGCCCCCAAGGTCTTCAAGATTGGCGGCACTACTGCTACCCAGGAAGACGCTACCATCGTTTTATCCGTCTGTGGATTCGCTGCCGATGGTGAGGCTCTGCGTGATCGCCTGGACACTGTCTGCAAGATTTACCGCTACCGACATGGCAAGCCAATGACGCTCAACGCCTGTGCCAAGCGCCTATCGACTATTCTCTACCAGAAGCGATTCTTCCCATACTACACACATGCCATGCTTGGTGGTCTTgatgaggagggcaaggGTGCGGTATACTCCTACGACCCGGTTGGAAGCTACGAGAGAGAGCAATGCCGAGCTGGAGGTGCTGCGGGCAGCTTGATCATGCCGTTCCTGGACAACCAGGTCAACTTCAAGAACCAGTACATCCCCGGAAGTGGCGAGGGCCATGCTCTGAAGGAGAGGGAGCGTCACCCCTTGACACGGCCACAGGTTGAGACTCTTGTCAAGGACGCCTTTGACGGTGCTGTGGAGCGTCACATTGAGGTCGGCGATACTCTGCAGATGCTGATCATCACAAAAGAGGGAATTGAGGAGGTATTCCTGCCTCTGAAGAAGGACTAG